From one Paludisphaera rhizosphaerae genomic stretch:
- the amrB gene encoding AmmeMemoRadiSam system protein B → MPASERPRLRPLSARRIENHEPPLMVLDDPRRFCSSPIILPLDVFHHVVRHFNGRNSLADVERLAFESSGQRLGLHYVRRLVNDLDRALALEGPTLDAAVQAYHDASERPAALAGRSYPSDRLRLAADLDRYFRARGGAGPMALAGPDRGQDTRADSPRLRAVVSPHIDFPRGGATYSWAYKRLVAESDAEIFVVLGVAHQFCRSRFVLTRKDFATPFGTVKTDQPFLDQIVAHAGEGLFNDELVHRSEHSIEFQAVFLKHVLGNRPFTIVPILVGSFHDFVERQIDPIEDPEIARFISALKEAERESGKKVAYIGGVDMCHVGPEFGDPDRVDAGFRDRIRRFDREMIDRAEACDPAGWFRTAAEVGDRWRVCGLAATYTMLHALGPAQGRLLRYDQAVDDHERSCVSFASMVFHEAPTA, encoded by the coding sequence CCGTCCGCTCTCTGCGCGTCGCATCGAGAACCACGAACCTCCGTTGATGGTCCTGGACGACCCGCGACGCTTTTGTTCCTCCCCGATCATCCTGCCGCTCGACGTCTTTCACCACGTCGTTCGCCACTTCAACGGCCGAAACAGTCTTGCCGACGTGGAACGACTCGCCTTTGAGTCGAGCGGGCAGCGACTGGGCCTCCATTACGTGCGTCGACTGGTCAACGACCTTGACCGCGCCCTGGCTCTCGAAGGACCTACCCTCGACGCCGCCGTGCAAGCCTATCACGACGCCTCTGAACGTCCCGCCGCTCTTGCTGGCCGGTCTTATCCCTCCGACCGCCTGCGACTCGCCGCCGATCTCGACCGCTACTTCCGAGCGCGAGGCGGGGCGGGCCCGATGGCGCTGGCCGGGCCGGATCGCGGGCAGGACACGCGGGCCGACTCTCCCCGCCTTCGCGCGGTGGTCAGCCCGCACATCGACTTCCCCCGCGGCGGAGCGACTTACTCCTGGGCCTACAAACGCCTCGTCGCGGAGAGCGACGCCGAGATCTTCGTCGTCCTGGGCGTCGCGCACCAGTTCTGCCGCAGCCGGTTTGTCCTCACGCGGAAGGATTTCGCGACTCCGTTCGGGACCGTGAAGACCGACCAGCCGTTCCTCGATCAGATCGTCGCCCACGCCGGCGAGGGCCTGTTCAACGACGAACTTGTCCACAGGTCGGAGCACTCGATCGAGTTCCAGGCCGTGTTTCTGAAGCACGTCCTGGGGAATCGGCCCTTCACGATCGTGCCGATCCTGGTCGGCTCGTTCCACGACTTCGTCGAACGCCAAATCGACCCGATCGAGGATCCCGAGATCGCCCGGTTCATCTCCGCGCTCAAGGAGGCCGAGCGGGAAAGCGGCAAGAAGGTCGCTTATATCGGCGGCGTGGACATGTGCCACGTTGGGCCGGAGTTCGGCGATCCCGACCGCGTGGACGCCGGCTTTCGCGACCGAATCCGTCGTTTCGACCGGGAGATGATCGACCGCGCCGAGGCGTGCGACCCCGCCGGCTGGTTCCGGACGGCCGCCGAGGTGGGCGATCGATGGAGAGTCTGCGGCCTGGCCGCCACGTACACCATGCTTCACGCTCTGGGACCAGCGCAGGGCCGATTGCTGCGGTACGATCAGGCCGTCGACGACCACGAGCGAAGCTGCGTGAGCTTCGCCAGCATGGTTTTTCATGAGGCTCCGACGGCTTAA
- the cbiE gene encoding precorrin-6y C5,15-methyltransferase (decarboxylating) subunit CbiE translates to MSAEARSKLVILGIGDDGTAGLTEASRKLLAEADVILGARSTLDQVGRVAGRKQVLEAEMPAALEQVREARSALRPVLVCGGDPLFYGVARYLCDRLGKDGFEVVPHVSSMQLAFARVKESWEDAYLTSLAGRPLEPVLDRIRTAEKVGLFSSDQHQPNKVARALLDHGVDYFRAYVCENLGSPDERVTQAELSELAEMEFSPLNVLILIRKPGRPDRPNLGGGRRIFGNPDDVFEQSRPASGLVTQAEVRAMALAQLDIRPTSVVWDIGAGSGSLAIEAAQLASLGTVFAIEPEAADVALIESNAQAFGTANVRTVAGRAPEALADLPDPDAVFIGGLARQFEPLIEAAFGRLRSGGTLVLNVATVESLSSSYQAMKRLGVPVRVWNVMIARGVEQMDTLRFDAIPPSFLLAATKAASGRS, encoded by the coding sequence ATGAGCGCAGAGGCTCGGTCCAAGCTGGTGATCCTCGGGATCGGAGACGACGGAACCGCCGGGTTGACCGAAGCTTCGCGGAAGCTCCTGGCCGAGGCCGACGTGATTCTGGGAGCCCGCTCGACGCTGGATCAGGTCGGGCGCGTCGCCGGCAGGAAGCAAGTGCTGGAGGCCGAGATGCCCGCCGCGCTGGAGCAAGTGCGCGAGGCCCGCTCGGCCCTTCGGCCGGTCCTTGTCTGCGGCGGCGACCCTCTGTTCTACGGAGTCGCCCGCTACCTGTGCGATCGCCTGGGTAAGGACGGATTCGAGGTCGTCCCGCACGTCAGCAGCATGCAGTTGGCCTTCGCCCGGGTGAAGGAAAGCTGGGAAGACGCCTACCTCACCAGCCTGGCCGGCAGGCCGCTGGAGCCGGTGCTCGATCGGATCCGCACCGCTGAGAAGGTGGGCCTCTTCTCCAGCGATCAGCACCAGCCGAACAAGGTGGCGCGCGCGCTGCTGGACCACGGCGTGGATTACTTTCGGGCGTACGTCTGCGAGAACCTGGGCTCGCCCGACGAGCGCGTGACGCAGGCCGAACTCTCCGAACTGGCGGAGATGGAATTCTCGCCGCTGAACGTGTTGATTTTGATCCGCAAGCCGGGACGTCCCGACCGGCCCAATCTCGGCGGCGGTCGGCGGATCTTCGGCAATCCTGACGACGTGTTCGAGCAAAGCCGGCCGGCGTCGGGCCTTGTGACGCAGGCGGAGGTGCGGGCGATGGCCCTGGCCCAACTCGACATCCGGCCGACGAGCGTGGTGTGGGACATTGGCGCCGGCAGCGGTTCGCTGGCCATCGAAGCGGCGCAGCTCGCCAGTTTAGGCACCGTTTTTGCGATTGAGCCTGAAGCCGCCGACGTGGCGCTGATCGAATCGAATGCGCAGGCGTTCGGGACGGCCAACGTCCGAACCGTCGCCGGCCGCGCGCCGGAGGCGCTGGCTGATTTGCCCGATCCGGACGCTGTGTTCATTGGTGGCCTGGCGCGGCAATTCGAGCCGCTCATCGAGGCGGCGTTCGGCCGGCTCCGCAGCGGCGGGACGCTGGTGCTCAACGTGGCGACCGTGGAGTCGCTGTCGTCGTCCTATCAGGCGATGAAACGGTTGGGGGTTCCCGTCCGCGTCTGGAACGTCATGATCGCCCGGGGCGTCGAGCAGATGGACACTCTCCGATTCGATGCGATTCCCCCGTCGTTTCTGCTGGCCGCGACGAAGGCGGCCTCGGGCCGGAGCTGA